Proteins found in one Planctomycetes bacterium MalM25 genomic segment:
- the fabZ_3 gene encoding 3-hydroxyacyl-[acyl-carrier-protein] dehydratase FabZ — protein MSAKDLILDPSQLDLDNPIAGIEEIRRLIPQRDAIEQLTAIVYEDVESNVFAGYKDLSQDEFWVSGHMPGMPIMPGVIMCEAAAQLCSFFVMRHDLLGCEMVGFGGLDEVRFRGAVTPGDRLLIVAQAVKVRRGRMIRARFQCLVGDMIACEGELMGVPLPVDALRDALAKK, from the coding sequence GTGTCGGCGAAAGACCTGATCCTCGATCCTTCGCAGCTCGACCTCGATAACCCGATTGCGGGCATCGAGGAGATCCGCCGCTTGATCCCCCAGCGCGACGCGATCGAGCAGCTAACGGCCATCGTCTACGAAGACGTCGAGTCGAATGTCTTCGCCGGCTACAAGGACCTGAGCCAAGACGAGTTCTGGGTCAGCGGCCACATGCCGGGCATGCCGATCATGCCGGGCGTCATCATGTGCGAGGCCGCCGCGCAGCTCTGCTCGTTCTTCGTCATGCGGCACGACCTGCTCGGCTGCGAGATGGTCGGGTTCGGCGGACTCGACGAGGTCCGCTTCCGCGGCGCCGTCACGCCGGGCGATCGCCTCCTGATCGTCGCCCAGGCCGTGAAGGTCCGCCGGGGGCGCATGATCCGCGCCCGCTTCCAGTGCCTGGTCGGCGACATGATCGCCTGCGAGGGCGAGCTGATGGGCGTCCCGCTGCCGGTCGACGCCCTACGCGATGCGCTCGCCAAGAAGTGA
- a CDS encoding Rhomboid family protein yields MLLPLYDKNPHRRWPLVTVLLIVANVVCFFWSFQGGVLSYIDTIYERGFIPQRLTQIDDPQPVPVEIELPEELAEQPGQKVQRQLTTDAATVYGTMVSSMFLHGGLLHLIANMWMLWVFGDNVEDRMGRPVYLFFYFLGGIVAVLAHWASDSTSTIPLIGASGAVAAVLGAYAVTFPKAKVMTLVFLGIPWIFSLPSALVLGVWLLLNLAGGIQALGALGGPAVGDQVAYWTHIGGFVAGVVMGPLLMLGAEPPDTDWRSESRDVFEF; encoded by the coding sequence ATGCTGCTGCCCCTCTACGACAAGAACCCGCACCGCCGCTGGCCCCTGGTCACGGTGCTGCTGATCGTGGCGAACGTCGTCTGTTTCTTCTGGTCGTTCCAGGGAGGCGTGCTCTCGTACATCGACACGATCTACGAGCGCGGCTTCATCCCCCAGCGGCTCACCCAGATCGACGACCCCCAGCCGGTGCCGGTCGAGATCGAGCTGCCCGAGGAGCTCGCGGAGCAGCCCGGGCAGAAGGTCCAACGCCAGCTCACAACCGACGCGGCGACCGTGTACGGCACGATGGTCTCGTCGATGTTCCTGCACGGCGGGCTGCTGCACCTGATCGCCAACATGTGGATGCTGTGGGTTTTCGGTGATAACGTCGAGGACCGGATGGGCCGGCCGGTCTACCTGTTCTTTTACTTCCTGGGCGGCATCGTCGCGGTGCTTGCGCACTGGGCCTCCGACTCGACGAGCACCATCCCGCTGATCGGCGCGAGCGGAGCCGTCGCCGCCGTGCTGGGGGCGTACGCCGTTACGTTTCCGAAGGCGAAGGTCATGACGCTCGTCTTCCTCGGCATCCCCTGGATCTTCTCGCTGCCCAGCGCGCTGGTCCTGGGCGTTTGGCTCCTGCTGAACCTCGCGGGGGGCATCCAAGCGCTCGGCGCCCTCGGCGGACCGGCGGTGGGCGATCAGGTCGCCTACTGGACCCACATCGGCGGCTTCGTGGCGGGCGTGGTGATGGGTCCCCTCCTGATGCTCGGCGCCGAGCCCCCCGATACGGACTGGCGGAGCGAGAGCCGCGACGTGTTCGAGTTCTGA
- the trmB gene encoding tRNA (guanine-N(7)-)-methyltransferase, translating to MGRRAVKKIHEGLDLTGKLLEFEELPNPWENGASLFDADRPLEIEVGSGKGLFIRRATAWRPEHNFLGIEIAYQYARFSAANLIRDGRGNGAMVAGDGLRVFRELVPDASLEAVHVYFPDPWWKARHRKRRVLNEAFLTDVGRTLRVGGRLHFWTDVQEYYETTLELIDQMRASEAGLPLDGPHPVEEPPSDHDLDYHTHFERRTRQNGEPVYRSEFVKP from the coding sequence ATGGGCCGACGCGCTGTTAAGAAGATCCACGAGGGCCTCGACCTGACCGGCAAGCTGCTGGAGTTCGAAGAGCTGCCCAACCCGTGGGAGAACGGCGCGAGCCTGTTCGACGCCGACCGCCCCCTCGAGATCGAGGTCGGCAGCGGCAAGGGCCTCTTCATCCGCCGCGCCACCGCCTGGCGGCCCGAGCACAACTTCCTGGGCATCGAGATCGCCTACCAGTACGCCCGCTTCAGCGCGGCGAACCTGATCCGCGACGGACGCGGTAACGGCGCGATGGTCGCCGGCGACGGGCTGCGGGTCTTCCGCGAGCTGGTGCCCGACGCCTCGCTCGAAGCGGTGCACGTTTACTTTCCGGACCCGTGGTGGAAGGCACGGCACCGCAAACGCCGCGTCCTCAACGAGGCGTTCCTCACCGACGTCGGCCGCACACTCCGCGTCGGCGGCCGCCTGCACTTCTGGACCGATGTGCAGGAGTACTACGAAACGACGCTCGAGCTGATCGACCAGATGCGCGCCAGCGAAGCGGGCCTGCCCCTCGACGGCCCCCACCCCGTCGAGGAACCACCGAGCGACCACGACCTCGACTACCACACCCACTTCGAACGCCGCACGCGGCAGAACGGTGAGCCGGTTTATCGGTCGGAGTTCGTGAAGCCGTAA
- the lodB gene encoding Putative FAD-dependent oxidoreductase LodB, which yields MQTIKDSYDCLVLGAGPAGTAAAALVAQEGFSTLLVEREATPREHVGESLMPESYWTFEKLGVLEQLESSRYAKKVGVQFVDASGRESKPFFFRSHHDHPSSETWHVERADFDRMLYDNAAAKGAECVDQTRVLEVLFEGEGPTAKATGVRLRTADGEERTIASRVVIDATGQSSLIANKLGLKQMNADLRKAGIWRHYRGGYRDESGGGVKTVISHTSDKNAWFWYIPQSDDLVSIGCVGDADYLLKGRGAPGDVMDEEMTKCPGVTKWLEGAEPLDDLAVAKEFSYTTSHAAGPGWTLVGDAWGFIDPVYSSGVYFALKSADMASECVVDALKHDDPSAERLGKWSDEFSAGTKWVRKLVHAFYSGEFRVGRFVKEYPHHAGPLTDLLVGKMFSPDMPALFADLDPWLEKAIAEGTSDDADEPMAAIG from the coding sequence ATGCAAACGATCAAAGACTCTTACGATTGCCTCGTCCTCGGAGCCGGGCCGGCTGGCACTGCGGCGGCGGCTTTGGTGGCTCAGGAGGGCTTCTCGACGCTGCTCGTCGAACGCGAGGCGACGCCGCGCGAGCACGTGGGCGAGTCGCTCATGCCTGAGAGCTACTGGACCTTCGAGAAGCTCGGCGTCCTGGAGCAACTCGAATCGAGCCGCTACGCGAAGAAGGTCGGCGTGCAGTTCGTCGACGCGTCGGGGCGTGAGTCGAAGCCGTTCTTCTTCCGCAGCCACCACGACCACCCGTCGAGCGAGACCTGGCACGTCGAGCGGGCCGACTTCGACCGGATGCTCTACGACAACGCCGCCGCAAAGGGAGCCGAGTGCGTCGACCAGACGCGCGTGCTCGAGGTTCTCTTCGAGGGCGAAGGCCCGACCGCGAAGGCGACCGGCGTCCGACTTCGTACTGCCGATGGCGAAGAGCGGACGATCGCCAGCCGGGTCGTCATCGACGCCACCGGACAATCGTCGCTCATCGCCAACAAGCTCGGCCTCAAGCAGATGAACGCCGACCTCCGCAAGGCGGGCATCTGGCGACACTACCGCGGGGGCTATCGCGACGAATCGGGCGGCGGCGTGAAGACGGTCATCTCGCACACGTCGGACAAGAACGCTTGGTTCTGGTATATCCCGCAGTCGGATGACCTGGTCTCGATCGGCTGCGTCGGTGACGCCGACTACCTGCTCAAGGGTCGCGGCGCCCCGGGCGACGTGATGGATGAAGAGATGACGAAGTGCCCGGGCGTCACGAAGTGGCTGGAGGGCGCCGAGCCGCTCGACGATCTGGCCGTCGCCAAGGAGTTCTCCTACACCACGAGCCACGCGGCCGGGCCGGGCTGGACCCTCGTGGGGGACGCGTGGGGCTTCATCGACCCGGTCTACTCGTCGGGCGTCTACTTCGCGCTGAAGTCGGCCGACATGGCGAGCGAGTGCGTCGTCGACGCGCTGAAGCACGACGACCCGTCCGCCGAACGCCTCGGCAAGTGGAGCGACGAGTTCTCCGCGGGCACCAAGTGGGTCCGCAAGCTGGTTCACGCCTTTTACAGCGGCGAGTTCCGCGTTGGCCGCTTCGTGAAGGAGTACCCCCACCACGCCGGCCCGCTGACCGACCTGCTGGTTGGCAAGATGTTCAGTCCCGACATGCCGGCGCTGTTCGCGGATCTCGATCCATGGCTTGAGAAAGCGATCGCCGAGGGAACGTCCGACGACGCCGACGAGCCGATGGCGGCGATCGGGTAG
- the putP gene encoding Sodium/proline symporter — translation MTHFQEHPQVYIIGGYLLLLCALGLGASRLFTGSKNDYQLASNSIGPFLLLMSLFGTTMTAFALVGSSGEAFKEGIGVYGMLASSSGIIHSLCFFLIGVKVWSLANRHGYTTQIEYFRDRLASDKIGLLLFPILVGLVIPYLLIGVMSSGVVLQNMTAGSFPGLFPSESPVTAGGVPPWLGSLVVCAVVLVYVFFGGMRGTAWANAFQTTVFMVLGLVTFVVIANKLGGEESLYANLCKLGEAIPEAKATRAEMSTTKFFTYLLIPLSVGMFPHLFQHWLTAKSAGSFKLPVVAHPIFIMIVWVPCVLVGVWATTELVKIPPPVQANPNAVLPFLVKTQTGAVLGGFLTAGILAAIMSSLDSQFLCLGTMFSTDVVNHYRREPLSDRGQVLATRGFIIAIVLVTYLLSLSNNRSVFALAVWCFSGFSSLFPLVFASVYWRGLTKAGAYACVLAAAGTWLYLFAQSGYGANRTYALELPLGGTTYELMPVTAMFAASTLALIVVSLVTPRPKAETLAKFFPEKG, via the coding sequence ATGACGCATTTCCAAGAACACCCGCAGGTCTACATCATCGGCGGCTACCTGCTGCTGCTGTGCGCGCTGGGGCTGGGCGCGAGTCGGTTGTTCACCGGGTCGAAGAACGACTACCAGCTCGCCAGCAACTCGATCGGGCCCTTCCTGCTGCTGATGTCGCTCTTCGGCACGACGATGACCGCCTTCGCGCTGGTCGGCTCTAGCGGCGAGGCGTTCAAGGAGGGGATCGGCGTCTACGGCATGCTGGCCTCGTCCAGCGGCATCATCCACTCGCTCTGCTTCTTCCTGATCGGCGTGAAGGTCTGGTCGCTCGCGAACCGGCACGGGTACACGACCCAGATCGAGTACTTCCGCGACCGCCTCGCCAGCGACAAGATCGGCCTGCTGCTGTTCCCGATCCTCGTCGGCCTCGTGATCCCCTACCTGCTGATCGGCGTGATGAGCAGTGGTGTCGTGCTGCAGAACATGACCGCGGGCTCGTTCCCCGGGCTCTTCCCCAGCGAGAGCCCCGTCACCGCCGGCGGCGTGCCCCCCTGGCTCGGGTCGCTGGTCGTGTGCGCGGTGGTGCTGGTCTACGTCTTCTTCGGCGGCATGCGGGGCACGGCGTGGGCCAACGCGTTCCAGACCACGGTCTTCATGGTCCTGGGCCTGGTGACCTTCGTCGTCATCGCGAACAAGCTGGGGGGCGAGGAGTCGCTGTACGCGAATCTCTGCAAGCTGGGCGAGGCGATCCCCGAGGCGAAGGCGACCCGCGCCGAGATGTCGACCACCAAGTTCTTCACCTACCTGCTGATCCCCCTGTCGGTCGGCATGTTCCCGCACCTCTTCCAGCACTGGCTCACCGCCAAGAGCGCCGGCAGCTTCAAGCTCCCCGTAGTCGCCCACCCGATCTTCATCATGATCGTCTGGGTCCCCTGCGTGCTGGTCGGCGTCTGGGCGACGACCGAGCTGGTGAAGATCCCGCCCCCCGTCCAGGCGAACCCGAACGCCGTGCTGCCGTTCCTCGTGAAGACCCAGACGGGCGCCGTGCTCGGCGGGTTCCTCACCGCGGGCATCCTGGCGGCCATCATGTCGAGCCTCGACAGCCAGTTCCTCTGCCTCGGCACGATGTTCTCGACCGACGTGGTGAACCACTACCGCCGCGAGCCGCTCAGCGACCGGGGCCAGGTGCTGGCGACCCGCGGCTTCATCATCGCGATCGTGTTGGTGACCTACCTGCTGAGCCTGTCGAACAACCGGAGCGTCTTCGCGCTGGCGGTGTGGTGCTTCAGCGGGTTCTCAAGCCTCTTCCCGCTGGTCTTCGCCAGCGTCTACTGGCGGGGCCTGACGAAGGCGGGCGCGTACGCCTGCGTGCTGGCCGCCGCGGGGACTTGGCTCTACCTGTTCGCCCAGAGCGGCTACGGCGCCAACCGGACCTACGCCCTCGAGCTGCCCCTCGGCGGCACGACCTACGAGCTGATGCCCGTGACCGCGATGTTCGCGGCGTCGACGTTGGCGCTGATCGTCGTCTCCCTCGTCACGCCCCGGCCGAAGGCGGAGACGCTCGCCAAGTTCTTTCCTGAGAAGGGTTAA
- the cotSA gene encoding Spore coat protein SA produces the protein MRIAYLAAGAAGMYCGSCLHDNTLANALIARGEDVFLVPTYTPLRTDEPSVAVPRVFFGGVNAYLKNASSLFRRAPRWLDRLLDQTWFLNLATSGASSVDPAKLGGLTVSMLRGEEGHQASQLDHLVDWLVDEAKPDVVHLSNSMLLGMARRISDRCGPPVVCSLSGEDLFLEQLTAPHYEEARALLRERAAEVAGFTALNGYYADFMADYLAVDRAKIHVVPHGMNFEGIEPRTHGERAEGDPLRIGFFARVSPEKGLHHLVEACELLTEHRPDLPIELHAGGYLGGGERDYLIDLRKRAEAGPLAGRFHYHGELDKAGKYELLRSLDLFSTPTTWAEAKGLPAMEAMAAGLPVVLPRHGAFPELVESVGAGLLHDPNDPGALAEALESLLDHPEERQKQGEAAARAIRDCFHADRMAEETLAVYESLLQEFPPPVGEG, from the coding sequence ATGCGAATCGCCTACCTAGCCGCCGGCGCCGCGGGGATGTACTGCGGGAGTTGTCTGCACGACAACACGCTCGCCAATGCGCTGATTGCGCGCGGCGAGGACGTCTTCCTCGTGCCGACCTACACGCCGCTGCGGACCGACGAGCCGAGCGTCGCCGTGCCGCGGGTCTTCTTCGGCGGCGTGAACGCCTACCTGAAGAACGCCTCGTCGCTCTTCCGCCGCGCGCCCCGGTGGCTCGATCGCTTGCTCGATCAGACGTGGTTCCTCAACCTCGCGACCAGCGGCGCGTCGAGCGTCGATCCGGCGAAGCTCGGCGGGCTGACCGTGTCGATGCTCCGCGGCGAAGAGGGCCACCAGGCGTCGCAGCTCGATCACCTGGTCGATTGGCTGGTGGACGAAGCGAAGCCCGACGTGGTGCACCTCTCCAACTCGATGCTGCTCGGCATGGCCCGACGGATCAGCGACCGATGCGGACCGCCCGTCGTCTGCTCGCTGAGCGGCGAGGACCTGTTTCTCGAGCAGCTCACCGCGCCGCACTACGAGGAGGCCCGCGCGTTGCTCCGCGAGCGGGCGGCCGAGGTCGCCGGCTTCACGGCCCTCAACGGCTACTACGCCGACTTCATGGCGGACTACCTGGCGGTCGATCGGGCGAAGATCCACGTCGTGCCGCACGGCATGAACTTCGAAGGGATCGAACCCCGCACGCACGGCGAGCGAGCCGAGGGTGACCCACTGCGGATCGGGTTCTTCGCCCGCGTCTCGCCCGAGAAGGGATTGCATCACCTGGTCGAGGCGTGCGAACTGCTCACTGAACACCGACCTGACCTGCCGATCGAGCTGCACGCGGGCGGGTACCTGGGCGGGGGCGAGCGGGACTACCTGATCGACCTCCGCAAACGGGCCGAAGCGGGCCCCCTCGCCGGGCGGTTCCACTACCACGGCGAACTTGACAAGGCGGGCAAGTACGAGCTGCTCCGCTCGCTCGACCTGTTCAGCACCCCCACCACCTGGGCCGAGGCGAAGGGCCTGCCCGCGATGGAGGCGATGGCCGCCGGCCTGCCGGTCGTCCTGCCGCGTCACGGGGCGTTCCCGGAGCTGGTCGAATCGGTCGGCGCCGGCCTGCTGCACGACCCGAACGACCCGGGCGCCCTCGCCGAGGCCCTCGAATCGCTGCTCGACCACCCCGAAGAGCGGCAAAAACAGGGCGAAGCCGCCGCCCGGGCGATACGAGACTGTTTCCACGCCGACCGGATGGCCGAAGAAACCCTGGCGGTTTACGAGAGCCTACTCCAAGAGTTCCCTCCCCCTGTGGGGGAGGGCTAG
- the rpsR gene encoding 30S ribosomal protein S18, with amino-acid sequence MAFGKKRPRRAPSKRRNKVKTVKKDPLYIDGVKPSPMYVDYKDVDLLGKLVNRHGKIVSRRKSGCHAASQHAVAAAIKRARFMALMPYVAD; translated from the coding sequence ATGGCTTTCGGCAAGAAGCGTCCCCGCCGCGCCCCCAGCAAGCGCCGCAACAAGGTCAAGACGGTCAAGAAGGATCCGCTGTACATCGACGGCGTGAAGCCCTCGCCGATGTACGTCGATTACAAGGACGTCGATCTGCTGGGCAAGCTGGTGAACCGCCACGGCAAGATCGTCAGCCGCCGCAAGAGCGGCTGCCACGCCGCGAGCCAGCACGCCGTCGCCGCCGCGATCAAGCGGGCCCGCTTCATGGCCCTGATGCCGTACGTCGCTGACTGA
- a CDS encoding 1,4-dihydroxy-2-naphthoyl-CoA hydrolase: protein MPTPFRTSRMVEFADTDMAGIMHFSAFFRFMEAAEHALVRSLGLSIFGLPDPDGGEAMISFPRVSARCDYHSPARCEDVLDIEVMVEKLGTSSVTYGFHFYLEGEEIAVGQMTSVCCRLVNGQKPEPLPIPADIVALMKRYA from the coding sequence ATGCCCACGCCCTTCCGCACCAGTCGGATGGTCGAGTTCGCCGACACCGACATGGCGGGCATCATGCACTTCTCGGCGTTCTTCCGCTTCATGGAAGCGGCCGAGCACGCCCTCGTGCGGAGCCTGGGCCTCTCGATCTTCGGCCTGCCCGACCCGGACGGCGGTGAGGCGATGATCAGCTTCCCACGCGTCAGCGCCCGCTGCGACTACCACAGCCCGGCCCGCTGTGAGGACGTGCTCGACATCGAGGTCATGGTCGAGAAGCTCGGCACGTCGAGCGTCACCTACGGCTTCCATTTCTACCTCGAAGGTGAGGAGATCGCCGTCGGCCAGATGACGAGCGTCTGCTGCCGCCTCGTGAACGGTCAGAAGCCCGAACCCCTGCCCATCCCCGCCGACATCGTCGCGCTGATGAAGCGGTACGCCTGA
- the lolD_3 gene encoding Lipoprotein-releasing system ATP-binding protein LolD: MPDLQAQGLTKSYPTPGEPLVVLEGVDLTVSRGESLAVVGPSGSGKSTLLAILGSLDEPTAGGYTLGGVDPFSLGEKELARFRAASIGFVFQEHYLLPQCTVLENVLTPLLADGAASSDDAERAATLLTRVGLGERLTHRPAQLSGGERQRAAIARALIRDPLLLLADEPTGALDARNADAIADLLLELQSGREGMLISVTHSAEFAQRMGREMRLVEGKLEEGR; this comes from the coding sequence ATGCCCGATCTCCAAGCCCAAGGCCTGACGAAGAGCTACCCCACGCCGGGCGAGCCGCTCGTGGTGCTTGAGGGCGTCGATCTGACGGTCTCGCGCGGCGAGAGCCTCGCGGTCGTGGGGCCGAGCGGGAGCGGCAAGAGCACCCTGCTGGCGATCCTCGGATCGTTGGATGAACCGACGGCGGGCGGCTACACGCTGGGTGGCGTCGATCCGTTCTCCCTTGGGGAGAAGGAATTGGCCCGCTTCCGCGCGGCGAGCATCGGCTTCGTCTTCCAGGAGCATTACCTGCTGCCTCAGTGCACGGTGCTCGAGAACGTGCTGACGCCGCTGCTGGCGGACGGCGCCGCCTCGAGCGACGACGCCGAGCGAGCCGCCACGCTGCTCACACGCGTCGGCCTGGGCGAGCGCCTCACGCACCGGCCCGCGCAGCTCTCCGGCGGCGAGCGTCAACGGGCGGCGATCGCCCGGGCACTGATCCGCGATCCGCTGCTGCTGCTCGCCGACGAACCGACCGGCGCCCTCGACGCCCGCAACGCCGACGCCATCGCCGACCTGCTGCTGGAGCTGCAGTCGGGCCGCGAGGGGATGCTGATCTCGGTCACCCACAGCGCCGAGTTCGCGCAGCGGATGGGGCGGGAGATGCGTCTGGTGGAAGGGAAGCTCGAAGAAGGGAGATGA
- the hemN_2 gene encoding Oxygen-independent coproporphyrinogen-III oxidase yields MAESTKTEVGSYFISNYPPFSQWSKEAVGEVAEALGSPPVAPASGEVAPLGLYLHLPFCRKRCKFCYFKVFTDKNGQEVERYLAALSKEIELVSQQPIMGGRPFRFVYFGGGTPSFLSSRQLTRLVDRLRANIDWSLTEEVTFECEPGTLSEAKVGTLKEIGVTRLSLGVEHFDDKILRDNGRAHESMEIDRAWPWIEAAGFDSVNVDLISGMAGDTTAKWEDAVRRVIAMNPGSVTIYQMELPYNTVISKGVLAGEESPIASWQQKRDWLAWAFDQLAAAGYEQSSAYTMVRPGTKFSYRDNLWQGSDLLATGIASFGHASGVHYQNLPEWEQYLGALEGGELPLGRALRITPHQALVREMILQLKKGWLPPAYFGEKFGVDIIENWRDVWTGYQAEGLVSRLDSERIELTRDGLLRVDSLLPAFFEEEHQGVRYT; encoded by the coding sequence ATGGCAGAATCCACCAAGACTGAAGTCGGCTCCTACTTCATCAGCAACTACCCCCCCTTCTCGCAGTGGTCGAAGGAGGCGGTTGGGGAAGTGGCTGAGGCGCTCGGCTCGCCGCCGGTTGCCCCGGCGTCTGGAGAAGTGGCGCCCTTGGGGCTCTACCTGCACCTGCCGTTCTGCCGGAAGCGGTGCAAGTTCTGCTACTTCAAGGTCTTCACCGACAAGAACGGCCAGGAGGTCGAGCGCTACCTCGCCGCCCTCTCCAAGGAGATCGAGCTGGTCAGCCAGCAACCGATCATGGGGGGCCGGCCCTTCCGCTTCGTCTACTTCGGCGGGGGGACGCCCTCGTTCCTCTCCAGCCGGCAGCTCACGCGCCTCGTCGATCGACTGCGGGCGAACATCGACTGGTCCCTCACCGAGGAGGTCACCTTCGAGTGCGAGCCGGGCACCCTCAGCGAGGCGAAGGTCGGCACGCTCAAGGAGATCGGCGTCACGCGATTGAGTCTGGGCGTCGAGCACTTCGACGACAAGATCCTCCGCGACAACGGCCGCGCGCACGAGTCGATGGAGATCGATCGCGCCTGGCCCTGGATCGAGGCGGCCGGCTTCGACTCCGTGAACGTCGATCTGATCAGCGGCATGGCGGGCGACACGACCGCCAAATGGGAGGACGCCGTCCGCCGGGTGATCGCCATGAACCCGGGCAGCGTGACGATCTACCAGATGGAGCTGCCGTACAACACGGTCATCTCCAAAGGGGTGCTGGCGGGCGAGGAGTCGCCGATCGCCAGCTGGCAGCAGAAACGGGACTGGCTCGCCTGGGCGTTCGACCAGCTCGCCGCCGCGGGCTACGAGCAATCGAGCGCCTACACGATGGTCCGCCCCGGCACGAAGTTCAGCTACCGCGACAACCTGTGGCAAGGGAGCGACCTGCTGGCGACCGGCATCGCGAGCTTCGGCCACGCCTCAGGCGTGCACTACCAGAACCTGCCCGAGTGGGAACAGTACCTCGGCGCCCTCGAAGGGGGCGAGCTGCCCCTCGGTCGCGCGCTCCGCATCACGCCGCACCAGGCGCTGGTGCGTGAGATGATCCTCCAGCTCAAGAAGGGCTGGCTCCCGCCCGCGTACTTTGGGGAGAAGTTCGGCGTCGATATTATCGAGAACTGGCGCGACGTCTGGACCGGCTACCAGGCGGAGGGCCTCGTCTCCCGCCTCGACAGCGAGCGGATCGAACTCACCCGCGACGGCCTCTTAAGGGTCGACTCGCTGCTGCCGGCGTTCTTCGAGGAAGAGCACCAGGGTGTGCGGTACACGTGA
- the bamB_2 gene encoding Outer membrane protein assembly factor BamB precursor, producing the protein MLLVIPAAKADWPFVRGGADSTGATEVALPDEPKLLWTYDAEGASLETTPVVIGGVAYFGDADGAAHAVKLSDGSRVWRRQAEDTFYLSTGAVAGDAFVLPDADGLVRCFKRADGEVRWTFEAGAEVFGGPIVHEGLVLIPTEAGNLYALDAATGDERWSFTIEAPLRCAPTVVNGHALLAGCDGKLHTLNVATGEKAGDCDIGGPTGNTAAVADGVAYFGAEEGTFLAVDASDPSQPAVKWTYDDPKAGQGVRTAAALTPDAIVYANQAKTVYALRPADGEPVWRARTRSRVEASPLALAGGRVLIATTRGRLMLLDAATGETVWSDHLGGGFLAAPAASDGVVLIGSTDGLLYAFGKPQGGVGR; encoded by the coding sequence ATGCTCCTCGTTATCCCCGCAGCCAAGGCCGATTGGCCCTTCGTCCGGGGCGGCGCCGATTCGACCGGCGCGACCGAGGTCGCGTTGCCCGACGAGCCCAAGCTCCTGTGGACCTACGACGCCGAGGGCGCGAGCCTCGAGACGACGCCGGTCGTCATCGGCGGCGTGGCCTACTTCGGCGACGCCGACGGCGCCGCGCACGCGGTGAAGCTCTCCGACGGCTCGCGTGTGTGGCGGCGACAGGCCGAGGACACGTTCTATCTCTCGACCGGCGCGGTCGCCGGCGACGCCTTCGTACTGCCCGACGCCGATGGACTCGTCCGTTGCTTTAAGCGAGCCGATGGCGAGGTGCGCTGGACCTTCGAAGCGGGGGCCGAGGTCTTCGGCGGGCCGATCGTCCACGAGGGGCTCGTCCTCATCCCGACCGAAGCGGGAAACCTCTACGCGCTCGACGCGGCGACGGGCGACGAGCGTTGGTCTTTCACCATCGAGGCGCCGCTGCGCTGCGCGCCGACGGTCGTCAACGGCCACGCCCTGCTCGCCGGCTGCGACGGCAAGCTGCACACGCTCAACGTGGCGACCGGCGAGAAGGCCGGCGATTGCGACATCGGTGGGCCGACCGGCAACACGGCCGCCGTCGCGGACGGTGTCGCCTACTTCGGCGCTGAGGAGGGGACGTTCCTCGCGGTCGACGCCTCCGATCCGAGCCAGCCGGCCGTGAAATGGACGTACGACGACCCCAAGGCGGGGCAGGGCGTCCGCACCGCCGCGGCCCTAACGCCCGACGCGATCGTCTACGCGAACCAGGCGAAGACGGTCTACGCCCTCAGACCCGCCGACGGCGAACCCGTTTGGCGAGCCCGCACCCGCAGCCGCGTGGAGGCCTCGCCGCTGGCGCTGGCCGGCGGTCGGGTGCTGATCGCCACCACACGCGGCCGCCTGATGCTGCTCGACGCGGCGACGGGCGAAACGGTCTGGAGCGACCACCTCGGCGGCGGCTTCCTCGCCGCGCCCGCCGCGTCCGACGGCGTCGTGCTCATCGGCTCGACCGACGGGCTGCTCTACGCCTTTGGTAAGCCCCAAGGGGGCGTCGGACGATAG